In Dethiosulfovibrio russensis, a single genomic region encodes these proteins:
- a CDS encoding energy-coupling factor ABC transporter ATP-binding protein yields the protein MRSLELTNLSFHYREGAPVLKDLSLSLTDEDRLALTGPNGSGKTTLFRVTMGLLKPQRGYIALDGKEISDDEDWRRLRREVGMVFQDPDDQLFCPTLLEDVAFGPMNMGIKRKEAGELSLSTLLALGIEDLADRPPYSLSGGQKKLGALATVLSMSPSFILLDEPSAGLDDDAVERLITALRNFSGGYLIASHEPDFLRRVTSSEIKIGHPSYREH from the coding sequence TTGAGATCTCTTGAATTGACGAATCTCTCCTTTCACTACAGAGAGGGAGCCCCGGTGCTGAAGGACCTCTCCCTTTCCCTTACCGACGAGGATAGACTGGCCCTGACCGGCCCCAACGGCTCGGGCAAGACCACCCTCTTCAGGGTTACCATGGGACTGCTGAAACCCCAAAGGGGGTATATAGCTCTGGACGGAAAGGAGATCTCCGACGACGAGGACTGGCGCCGGTTGAGGAGAGAGGTCGGAATGGTCTTCCAGGACCCGGACGACCAACTGTTCTGCCCCACCCTCCTGGAGGACGTGGCCTTCGGGCCTATGAACATGGGTATAAAGCGAAAGGAAGCCGGGGAGCTGTCCCTCTCGACCCTCCTGGCCTTGGGAATAGAGGATCTGGCGGATCGACCTCCCTACAGCCTGTCCGGAGGGCAGAAGAAGCTCGGGGCCCTGGCGACGGTGCTGTCCATGTCGCCTTCGTTCATATTGCTGGACGAACCTTCGGCGGGGCTGGACGACGACGCCGTAGAGAGGCTGATAACGGCCTTGAGGAATTTTTCCGGAGGTTATCTGATAGCCTCTCACGAACCGGACTTCCTCCGCAGGGTGACCTCCTCGGAGATCAAGATAGGCCATCCTAGTTATCGGGAGCACTAA